From the Edaphobacter bradus genome, the window CTGCTGCCAAGCTATCGCCTTGCGTCCGTGCGGCCTCCAAACGGGTTCGACTGGAACGCTCCAGAAACTCCCTGATTTCCGCAGACTCCACGCCATTGGCACGAGCCATTTCCGCGATCCGAAGAATCGCGTCAAGATCGTCAGCGCGTCCTGGATCGAAGAGTGGCTTCCATCCGCTTCGAGCGAGTTTCTTCCCCGCTGGGGTTAGTGCAAAGCTGTGCTTGGGACGGGCGCCAAGAGTGAGAGTCTCCTGTCGCGTAATCAGGCGCCGTGCCTCGAGGCGGCGCAGAGCGGGCACGGTTGAACCCAGAGATAACCCGGCCTGCCGTTGCAGGTGATAGGTGGTCTCGTAGCCACGGTCCAGCAAGGACAAGATGAAGATGTCAAGCACGGATGGTTCCAACGTCGGCTCCTCAGTCACTATAAGGTATAGCTGGCACTATGCCGCGATTTCATTGCCCCGGCATATCCGGCGCCAATCAGATTGAAGATGCAGTTCAGGTCAGAACGAAGTGCCAGCATCCATCCAAGCAGCCAATCTATATAACCGTTAGTGCATTCACGAGATTCACTGGAATCGATGATGGGACGAACCTCCTGAATGAGATCACGCAAGGACTTCGATATCGTATGTTTCCGATATAAGCACGGAGAACGGATTACCTGATGTCGTGCCTCTTCGCATACGTCCTGCCAAAAGGTTGGATGGACATTCTCCGCAAACCACAGGCTGACCGCTTTGACTATCTCCTGATCGGTAAGACGAATTGAAAGCTGCGGCTTGGCTTCCTCTGAGGTGCTAGCTAGAGGTTTATCCGCAGTACTAACGTCGGTGCCATCCGTACGTAGAGAGCCGGCAACGCCTCGATCGGCCTGCTGCTGTCTTTTCATGGCTTGCCCAAGACGTTCTGCCCTCTTGAAATACTGTTCCCAATAGGTCAGCGGAGCATCGGGCCCCTTCTTGAGTTCAAACCGCTTCGTGATGAAGGCGATCAGAAAGTCCTTCGCCGCGTCTGAACCTGACAGTACAGTGTTCAGGGTCAATTCATGCCTGCCGCGCCGCAAACTAGGTATAACCAGTTGGCAAATCCGGTTCACCTGCACTTCATTGAGGTCAAAGTCGTAGCGTTCCTTGACGGCGACCTTGATAAGCTCTGCCATTCGCACACGATTATCACGCCACAAATATTTAATGAATGGGGTTCCTCTTCGAGGCACCTTCGAGTAGAGCGGGTTATACCGCGCCCAATCGCTGAAGCGCCTCCAACGAGCTGCGGCCTCATCATAGCTCTGCTTTCCATGCGCACTGATCGTGCCGCGCTTCGTTCGCTTCCGGAATCTTTCCAGTTTTTGAGCAAGTGCCGGGACGGTAGTGTGAAAGTCTTCCTTGGGAAGCAACGTATCCGCGGCGCGTAGTTGGCGGAGAGCGAACGCCAGGATGCTGAGGTCGATAAAGTTTACATAGATCCGGCGCGAAGACGGGAGATCCCAGAGCTTGGCTCGCACCTCGATCAACCTTGCGGCCATCGACTCGTCGAAGGCTCGATTCCGATAAATGTTCGAATCAAGAAAGTCGATCCTGTGCCAGGGATGACGATAGTGAAACCGACCTGCGCGGGCATCGGCAAGCCTATTCGCGAGCAGGTCGAGGCCCGGTTTGAGCAGGCTGTACTCAGCCGGGTTAATTGCGATGCGAAGAGTCGGCAACATCAGTCGCACCTCACCCGGTGTGGGAGAACGCAGCGGACGATGAAGTCCGTAAAGAACAGGTCCAGTTCTTCCTTGTCAGGATCGTGAAGAGCGGCGGCGAAGAAATGCCTCCGGCTCTCGAGGGCCTCTTCCACGATAAGGGTGAGACGTTGGTGATCTTCGAATTCGACACCGTGATCAGACAACGTTTGGAGAGCCTTCGATATATATGGAGCAAGTCGGAGATTGGCGGATTCTCCCGCACCATGGTCGACAATGGACGCGGCGTTGTGGAAAAGCGGGGTGCGGTAATGGCTCTGGGGCATAATCTTGGCGTTGTCATGGGTGGGTTAGTATAGATTTTCCTTTCGCATCGAAGAAGCTCGTTGTCTACTTACAGCGTGGTCAGCAATCGATCAGTCAAGTCGCTGTATCTGAATCGCCCGCACAGCGGCGCCACCATCAACTGTTGAATGTCGGCGATTCAGATACAGCCCTAAGACGTCCCGATACCAATCCGAGCTCCACGTGAGATTGCCGCTGGCAACCGCTGTTGGTTGGGGCACGTCCTGGTTTGCTCGCTCGCGCGGAGTGTTCTGTCAGGCGCCGTGGCTAATGCTGCCAGGTGGCACGTTTCGGAAATTCCTGCGCAGGTAGGGCCGAACTCCGATGAAGAGGCAGCTCGATCCGCGCTCGGCCTAATCCTCGAGCAGAGTGGCGCCGATGATGCGCTGACACACACCAAAGAAAGCTGTCGCCGCGAACGCGGATGAATGAGGTGTCCCCTAGACCTTAGCGCCGGTGGGCGGTGAAAAGTGCATCTTGCGATGCGCGAACTCGCAATACGCTTTGCTCTCGGGAAAATACAGAGTATCCTTACTTTACATAAACAATAAAGCCTTTGTTTTCTTTCTGATAAGGGAAATTATCGCGCAACGTGACTCCTCTGCCGCCATCCGCTTGTAAGGTTTACACCCCCCCCGACCTCGCCGGTGCGATGGTGCAGGCGTTAAATCCGATAGGGGACGAGATATGGCTCGATCCATGTATTGGTCCTGGTGCCTTTGTGAGGATCCTGAGGCTGCGTGGTGTTCCCCGTCAACGAATCGTGGGAATAGACATCGATCCCGTATCGAGCCGTGAGGACTCATCGGCAACGACCATTCGAGGCGTCGATTTCTTTGATTGGTCTAGGTCTGCTAAAGGACGGTTCTCTCGAATCATTGCCAATCCGCCATACGTGGCTATTCGGCGGCTCCACCCAAAACTACAAGCGAAGCTAAAAGACTTTGATAAGAAGGACCCCACCTTCTCTCTCAGCTCCAATTACTGGGCTGCTTTTCTTTCGGCATCGATTCGGCTTTTGTCCGAAGGCGGCAGTTTGGCATTCGTGCTTCCGGCTGCATGGGAGTACGCCTCGTATGCGAAACCGCTTCGGGAGACCGTAAACCTTAGCTTCGCGAGTGTAGCTGTGCATCGCTGCTTGAAACCTCTCTTTCCCGGCGTCCAGGAAGGCTGTGTCGTGTTAATCGCACAACGGTACAGAAGCGAGGGAAGACACTCCGTTAGCAAGACACATTTGGACGCACCCGCTCTGATCCGAGACCTCAATCAACCGGTGAGGCAGGTGGCGACGGAGCCGCGGAAAAAAACCACATCCGCGCGGGAAACATCGAGTTTCTCGAAACTTTTCAGCCTGCGCATCGGTTGCGTAACGGGGGACGCTCAATATTTTCTACTTACGGAATCCGAACGTGTGGAATTGCGACTACCGCTCTCCTCAGTTCAACCGGTGGTCTCGAAGGCGAAGCACCTTCAAAGCGATCGCCTTTCGCGAAGCGTTTGGACTAAGCTACTCCGAGCCAACGAACGGATCTGGATGTTCTCTCCAAACAAAACAGCCATGCGATCGAAATCGGTGCAGGATTACATCGAGTATGGAAAGAGCACATGCAATCTGCAAGGCTACAAGCTTCGAAATCGCGAATTCTGGTACGTCGTTCCGGATGTCAATACTAATGCCCTAGGTTTTTTGTCAGGAATGTCGAAGGTGGGACCGTGGATATCCTTCCGAGCAATGCGAGGGCTTGCTGCCACAAATACTCTATATACGATCGTAACGAATGAGACTATGGGCGCCCAGCAGCAAAGAGCCTGGGCCCTATCTCTTTTATCCACGCCGGTACGTGATCAATATCAGGAGATCGTTCGACGGTATGCGGATGGACTACCAAAGCTTGAACCGAGCGATATAAACGCGCTAGAACTCCCTCGACCTCCCAGTTGTACAGGCGCGATCGAGTCCTACGAAAATGCAGTCGAGAAGCTGTTACAAGGTGACCTGGATGGAGCTGTAACGATTGCAGATGCATTCATCGGAGTCTAAAAACGGCGGTGGAATCCTTCAAGAGCTGGCCTCCGCCACTTCGAGCGATGCAGTGCGGGTTCTCGCGTCTCCCATTGAGGATGGGCTGGGGTCCAGCGATTCGGATCTCCTTCCTCTTCTGGACGCGATAGAGCAAACCGTCAAAATGGGCGGCCGGAGGGGAATCCTTTCAGCGTGGAAGCACATCCCGACCTATCCGCTTATCGCATCGCACTTGCACTTGCGCTGGCCTGGCAAGGTTTCAGTACTGCCTCTAACCCCTCGCATTGGTATCTACCCTTTCCTGCATGCTGAGAATGAACTCCTTTCGCGGAGTTTCTACTCAGTTCAGACAGCGAGTGATGCTCGAAAAAAAGCGAGAACGAAGCGTCTGCACGAGAACACTCCTCTTGGGAAAGACTCATTTGCGGATTGGGAGCAAGCTGTAGATCGCCGTCGACAACGATTCTCATCACTCGTTCTCCCCGCTCAATCCTATATATCGATCGATCGAGTCTCTGCTAGCGGCGAGATCAAAGCGGGAAACCGAAAAGTGATTGGACGATTTGCACCCAGGAACCTACCCAAGCCACGTGTCTTGGTCCCGGCACGGACAGAAATTACGCGCCAACAGGTCAGAGCTTTCGGGCATGTGGACATCGTGCTCGTGAATATCCAGCAGATTGGTGGCAGACACCTAGCCGATGCAATCTCATTCTTTCTGCGGGAGTCCACTCATACACTTCCGGTCTTGATCATCGGATCAAGCCCGGCCGATTTCGCAGCGATTGAGGATGGCACATTCGGAGCTATACCAATCGACACTCTTTCTACGCTTCCAAGGTATCCAGACGTAGAGGTAATCACAATTGGCAAGGACCGAGCCTTGGCTGACAGACAATTCGCTCTTGCCACTGAAGGTCTTTCTGAGAAGTCTCTGCTACTGGCGCGCTTGGCCTCGCAAGCATTGAGGTCGTGGTGGGCTACAAGACAGTCACTATCCGATGGCACTCCTTACGAGGCGTCTGCTTTCACCGCACTGTTCGGAGAATTGACAGGGCGACCGAGCGGTTCAGACGAGCTCGAATTGCTCAGCCAAGCTAATAATCTGATCGCCGTTGAAGCTGAAAACTCTGGACTTCGTAGTGAGCGCCGAGATGCGGTAATCGACGCTGTCCTACACAAGGGAGGGTCCGGATCGCTCCTTGTTGCAGTCCGTTCAGAAATTGCGGTGGCAGAACTGCAGTGTCAATTTGCAAAATACCTGGACGTTAGCACAAGAGATCTTGTCGATTTAGGCATTACGATTCAGTCCATATTTGCGCCATGGCCAAAGACGCAATTCGATAGGTGTGTCTGTGCCGGATACTTCGGCACCCGTTCAATTGACGTCGTCTTTGCCAGCGGAGCCTCGGAGGCGCTCATGATTCTGGATCCGGTGGAGGCCAGAGTGGCAGTGTGGGACCTCGAGAAGAAGTATCTCTCTCTTCCCAACTTGCCGGCCGAGATCACGGCTAAGCTAAAGCTACTCACGTCGCGACTTGAGATACACGCCGCAGTACATGCGGACGCTTTATCGGTAGGGGGCCTATTCGGGGAGTCTCGGAATCGACCTCAGATCGGGAGCCAATCGGTTGAGCACATGCAGTCCGCGAGCCACGTCATCGCGTTCTTCACT encodes:
- a CDS encoding PadR family transcriptional regulator is translated as MLDIFILSLLDRGYETTYHLQRQAGLSLGSTVPALRRLEARRLITRQETLTLGARPKHSFALTPAGKKLARSGWKPLFDPGRADDLDAILRIAEMARANGVESAEIREFLERSSRTRLEAARTQGDSLAADEPQKYVTTRSRWNRARLEAEAKFLAGLAEEYKKVAKRRR
- a CDS encoding Eco57I restriction-modification methylase domain-containing protein, whose protein sequence is MVQALNPIGDEIWLDPCIGPGAFVRILRLRGVPRQRIVGIDIDPVSSREDSSATTIRGVDFFDWSRSAKGRFSRIIANPPYVAIRRLHPKLQAKLKDFDKKDPTFSLSSNYWAAFLSASIRLLSEGGSLAFVLPAAWEYASYAKPLRETVNLSFASVAVHRCLKPLFPGVQEGCVVLIAQRYRSEGRHSVSKTHLDAPALIRDLNQPVRQVATEPRKKTTSARETSSFSKLFSLRIGCVTGDAQYFLLTESERVELRLPLSSVQPVVSKAKHLQSDRLSRSVWTKLLRANERIWMFSPNKTAMRSKSVQDYIEYGKSTCNLQGYKLRNREFWYVVPDVNTNALGFLSGMSKVGPWISFRAMRGLAATNTLYTIVTNETMGAQQQRAWALSLLSTPVRDQYQEIVRRYADGLPKLEPSDINALELPRPPSCTGAIESYENAVEKLLQGDLDGAVTIADAFIGV